TCCTATCTAATGTAAAATGCCAAAAAAATGGAAGAGGAAAGGGGATGAAAGCTTTGAGGAGATCAATCTCTATAATGGCAtgtttcatatatattttttttacaaaagtgATCCCTTGTGTGATTAGTTATTGGCATCCAAGAGAGTGTCTTGTCTACAATAAAGTAACTAATTTTACTCTAAATTGAATTAACCATGGAAGAGGATCCTATCACTTACCTAAGATAGCTTGAAAGTAGACCAAGCTCTCTACTTCCAAGAGTTATTATGACCGATAGCTATAACATACGAGAAAACATTAAGATATAAATTTAACCTTGAGGAGCTCATTGGCCTCTAGAGTCTCAATGAAGGCAGCAGCAACCGACGGATTCACGCCAGACTTGCCTACCTGCTGGGATTTGAGCTTCTTGCCGAGGCTATGGGCATACGAAGCcagttccttcttctccttgatgcTCAGTTTCGGCGACGGCAACCGCGGAAGCGGAGGGTCTGCGACTGCCCGACCTTCCTCTCTCCCTTCGTCTCCGAACTTGGATGATTCTTCAACGGAATCTTCTTCGTCCGGATCCGCAAAGGCAGATGGTCGATCGCTCTGAGGATGGAGACGCAACGAAGCAGGGGAGAGGGAAGAAAAGATGCGATGGGAGTGGGAGAAGTGGCAAGGAGACGACGAGAGTGGAGAAAAGAGGGGTGAGAAGAGaagggaggaagaggaggaagaggcgaGCAGGAGACGGCAGGGAGAGTAGGGAAGATGGAGGCGGAGAAGGGATGAGGCCATTTTCCGAATCTGGATCGAGAAActggtttaatttttaaaatgccaCGGCCTTTTAGGATGCCTTAACGTGATATATTAGAATATCCGTTatgacaaaaaaataataaaataaataaataaatgagaaacaaattattttcaaattgcTTTGCGTAAAAATAACAAATCGAACATGTATAAAATAATGGACTGGATTAATCAATTCGTAAATTATTTTTTGTATAGTTGTTCTATTGttttcttcctctctctctctctggcgcgcttttgtttttttttttctcacgGTCTTATTCCTCTTGTGCCCCTGGGCGGCCGTGTGCCAGTTCTATCCTAATctcaataaattaataaataaattttattaatgaataattgatctaagaatattaaattaatggaccatctaaaattacttaaattgaatacctgatacaataaaaaaacaaattagatttattaatgaTTATgttaaatgttttttacttcaATTGTATTCGTATATTATAAGATGTGAACTGACCTAGATAAGGATCAGTAAGATGCCGCATGCCTAGAAGGTTGGCAAATCTATTGGAATGGTTCTAAAAATATGTTCAATTGATGTTCATCTTCTGGTGCCTAAGCCTCTTGGACCCCCTGGCTCTCAGGTCTCTCGAGTTTCCCAACTCCCAAAGTCTCTCGGGCTCCGTCTCTTAGGTCTCTTAAGTTTTCAAATTTCCGAGTCTCTCGGATCCCCGATTCTCAACCTCTCTGGCTTTCCGATTTTTGAGCCCCTCAAAATTCCCATTTTCTCAACAGTGCGAGATAAGAGATTAAATGGAAAGAGTCTtcctagttattttaggaaagaTGCGACGACTCAACTAAATCTTACATTATTTAAGAAATAATCAGCATACAAATCAGGACGCAAAGAAAAAATCTATTAATTTTGTTATTTTAGAAAAAAGTGATGACTTGACTAAATCTTATATTATTTAAGAAATCAAATAATGACCATGTaaaaagaagaggggaaaagGTCTATTGTTTCTCTATAAAAGAAGGCCATTATTCATGTACGCCTACTCGAACACTGCActgcatacataaaaaaaaacctACTGTTTCTTCTAACTTGTGCGTTGGAGTGGCTTCGCTAAGGAACCCCTAATAGTCATTCAAACCCTCCTTGTTGTTTGTTTTCATCTAGGCTACCAATTACATCATCATCGTTACCAGCTGTCAGTTGGTGATTAAGTTGGCAAAAAGGCCAGCTCACCGGTGATTCATTTATCGACGTACGTGGGGCAGGATCAAGTTAATATCATCTATGGGAACAATGAATTAAGACCTAAACTAGAGCATGGAGATGGATGAAGCCAGAAGATCTAACATCGTAGCCATGGTGACAAAGGCTTTCGACAAATTAGTAGTTGTAATGGTACAATCGATGTTGAAGGGGCAGACCTCACATCCCCAATGGTAATCCCTTAACTAAACTACCACTCCAATCGGTTGAAGTGACACTAACACATCAAAAGGTGGCATGGCCAACAAGAACACTATGAATTGTTTCTCCTATACCCATGAGTAAGTCCATGATTAgagatgttggagcaatctcaatggtctgtgcgaccatgtgttttggtgtttgggcaaagggtttaagttaggattacctcgttatttgatatgtgtatatgagtgtgcaggtttgcaggatacacatgtgtttcagcttgatggcttcgaggtcaggtgaaggatggagcatccgagggactgtggacaaggcagtaaggacaagggccgagggaagcgacttcgaggcatacgcgaaggatgacattgtggatgagccgcgagcttggatgcatccgagggacgagagccaaaggaagtaggcttgaaggcaagaggtcaaagctgtaaagaagagtcaaatgagtcgtgagggttcgagtgctgagagaaatgtactcgggatgggaaccctaggtatagggttgtaccagtcgactggtactgggatcagtcgactggtggtgagcacagaagctctctgtgcccgaaatggatgggatcagtcgactggtcgtgggaccagtcgactggtagatagtcGTTGGCATGccattgggctggcaccagtcgactggtgcaaggaccagtcgactggtagcgggcaaatcagcttgctgatttcttccaagctctataagaaggagcttgggatggccggccaaggtgacgaaattagacttggttaaagcctaattagtggtcatctagtgctctagcaatccaagtgttattgatcgagttgtggtgaggtttctccacagacaaggaggattgtgctagccagagtttccggggactaatccatcgacgaattgagggatcgtccaccttacggatagccgtggagtaggagcaagttatctccaaaccacgtaaacgaacgtgttagcggtttacatttcttttcttagttttagtctttctacttgtttgtttgtatttccgcttacgcactaacattgtagaaagaagcgagtatttgggggcgccgtctatccaaccccccttcaagctggcCACCGATTCCCCAACAAGAGAACCCTTTGCGAAATCTTTAGGTAAAACCCCTCATCAAGGGTTTCTCGAGGGAACTGGTCCTAAGTTTAGTATTTTGAA
This window of the Zingiber officinale cultivar Zhangliang chromosome 3B, Zo_v1.1, whole genome shotgun sequence genome carries:
- the LOC122056514 gene encoding uncharacterized protein LOC122056514 isoform X2, which gives rise to MASSLLRLHLPYSPCRLLLASSSSSSLLFSPLFSPLSSSPCHFSHSHRIFSSLSPASLRLHPQSDRPSAFADPDEEDSVEESSKFGDEGREEGRAVADPPLPRLPSPKLSIKEKKELASYAHSLGKKLKSQQLKVHGSCPGELSDVITQLEHATGSVSVGQIGRSVILYRPSLSKLRKKEAQNASNAWTAKYSKSSNTSKMEIKRKMFVRRSR
- the LOC122056514 gene encoding uncharacterized protein LOC122056514 isoform X1; amino-acid sequence: MASSLLRLHLPYSPCRLLLASSSSSSLLFSPLFSPLSSSPCHFSHSHRIFSSLSPASLRLHPQSDRPSAFADPDEEDSVEESSKFGDEGREEGRAVADPPLPRLPSPKLSIKEKKELASYAHSLGKKLKSQQVGKSGVNPSVAAAFIETLEANELLKLKVHGSCPGELSDVITQLEHATGSVSVGQIGRSVILYRPSLSKLRKKEAQNASNAWTAKYSKSSNTSKMEIKRKMFVRRSR